One genomic segment of Alosa sapidissima isolate fAloSap1 chromosome 13, fAloSap1.pri, whole genome shotgun sequence includes these proteins:
- the LOC121679917 gene encoding guanine nucleotide-binding protein subunit alpha-14-like yields the protein MFECCLSDEDRERVRIHKAIERQLNRDKRDATKELKLLLLGTGESGKSTFIKQMRIIHGAGYSNDDRRGFTLLIYQNIFQNIKGLIQAMETLKISFVDDNNIQYAQMLSGVQAESVTSLEPQMAAAIKRVWADQGLQQCYERRREFQLSDSAKYYLSDLDRISAAAYLPTEQDILRVRVPTTGIIEYPFDLQQVIFRMVDVGGQRSERRKWIHCFENVTSLIFLVALSEYDQVLYESDQENRMVESKALFKTIISSNWFTDSSIILFLNKKDILQEKILKSHLADYFPAYTGPKHNADSAQKFILKMYEQQDPDRLKSLYSHFTCATDTENIRFVFSAVKHTILQNNLEMFNLR from the exons ATGTTTGAGTGTTGTCTGTCGGACGAAGACAGAGAACGCGTCAGAATTCACAAAGCGATTGAGAGACAACTTAACCGTGACAAAAGAGACGCGACAAAGGAGTTAAAACTTCTGCTTCTTG GAACAGGAGAAAGTGGAAAGAGTACTTTCATCAAACAAATGAGGATCATTCACGGAGCTGGCTACTCCAACGATGACCGAAGAGGCTTCACCTTGCTGATCTACCAGAACATCTTCCAGAATATCAAGGGTCTGATCCAGGCCATGGAGACCCTCAAAATCTCATTTGTGGATGACAACAATATA CAATATGCTCAGATGCTCAGTGGTGTTCAGGCTGAGTCAGTGACCAGTCTGGAGCCTCAGATGGCTGCCGCCATCAAGCGGGTGTGGGCAGATCAGGGACTGCAGCAGTGCTACGAGCGACGAAGGGAGTTCCAGCTCTCAGACTCGGCCAAATA ttacCTGAGTGACCTGGATAGGATATCTGCCGCTGCTTACTTGCCCACGGAACAGGACATTCTTAGGGTCAGGGTGCCAACCACGGGCATTATCGAGTACCCTTTTGATCTCCAACAGGTCATCTTCAG GATGGTGGATGtggggggtcagaggtcagagaggAGGAAGTGGATCCACTGCTTTGAGAATGTGACCTCCCTCATCTTCCTGGTGGCACTGAGTGAATATGACCAGGTGTTATACGAGAGTGACCAAGAG AACCGCATGGTGGAGAGCAAAGCACTATTCAAGACCATCATCTCCTCCAACTGGTTCACAGACTCTTccatcatcctcttcctcaacAAAAAAGACATTTTACAGGAGAAAATTTTAAAGTCACACCTGGCTGACTACTTCCCTGCATACACTG GTCCCAAGCATAATGCTGACAGTGCTCAGAAGTTCATTTTGAAGATGTATGAGCAGCAGGACCCAGACCGTCTGAAGTCCCTCTACTCCCATTTCACGTGTGCCACTGACACAGAAAACATTCGCTTTGTCTTCAGTGCCGTCAAGCATACAATTTTACAGAACAACCTGGAGATGTTCAACCTTCGCTAG